One window of Treponema denticola genomic DNA carries:
- a CDS encoding M3 family oligoendopeptidase has translation MQNKTAPRWDLKNIYPDFKSKKYAESKKKIPALTSKFEKHLKAFSDKDLKKWLVKALDILNEFNAEAETLYAYASAVYTTDTENKEALSELNSISALFVPFTPLGVRFSNILASVSKEVKALIKNDKDLKYASFYLEDTLFWQKKQMSEEEESLAADLARSGASAWSKLQSTMTSTASCIWDEKTKEEKTLVQLRAMAYDKNAAVREKAFKKELELCKSIEKPVAAALNGVKGTSITLNKRRNWKGGTIEKSVKQANITQKTLNSLISAIEDSLPAWRKYLKAKAMLLGKKDLPFYDLFAPVSKSFPTYTWEEAKALVIENFSSFSKNMGDFAKKAFASNWIDGEVRNGKVGGAYCTHFPVTKEPRVLCNFDGSFSSVSTLAHELGHAFHFNVVKDMPVINQSYPMTLAETASIFAETILFESEIKKMNEEQKTALLEIHLQDGCQVLIDILSRFYFERSFMEEREKHELTAEDCCRLMLEAQKKSYGNGLDSKLLHPYMWLVKGHYYSADLGFYNFPYAFGQLFALGLYNRYRKEGEKFTSVYEDILRKTGMMDAVKVTKSAGFNIETPDFWKEGIKIFTDQISEFEKLVKKAKKK, from the coding sequence ATGCAAAACAAAACTGCACCGAGATGGGATTTAAAAAATATTTATCCCGATTTTAAATCAAAAAAATATGCGGAATCAAAAAAGAAAATTCCTGCATTGACTTCCAAGTTTGAAAAACATTTAAAGGCTTTTTCGGATAAGGACTTAAAAAAATGGCTTGTAAAAGCTTTGGATATTTTAAACGAATTTAATGCCGAAGCCGAAACTCTTTATGCCTATGCTTCGGCCGTGTATACAACCGATACCGAAAACAAAGAAGCTTTATCTGAGCTTAACTCGATATCGGCTCTCTTTGTTCCGTTTACGCCCCTTGGAGTTCGCTTTTCTAATATCTTGGCTTCCGTTTCCAAAGAAGTAAAGGCCTTGATTAAAAACGACAAGGATTTAAAATATGCTTCCTTCTATTTGGAAGATACATTGTTTTGGCAAAAAAAACAGATGAGCGAAGAAGAGGAATCCTTGGCTGCCGATCTTGCCCGCTCCGGTGCTTCGGCTTGGAGCAAATTACAGAGCACGATGACTTCCACAGCTTCATGTATTTGGGATGAAAAAACTAAGGAAGAAAAAACCTTGGTTCAGCTTAGAGCGATGGCCTACGATAAGAATGCGGCTGTCCGAGAAAAGGCTTTTAAAAAAGAACTTGAGCTTTGCAAGTCCATCGAAAAACCCGTTGCCGCAGCCTTGAACGGCGTAAAAGGAACTTCCATTACCTTAAATAAAAGGCGTAACTGGAAGGGCGGCACAATCGAAAAATCTGTAAAGCAGGCAAATATAACTCAAAAAACTCTTAACTCCTTAATTTCCGCCATCGAAGATTCTCTTCCTGCATGGAGAAAGTATTTAAAGGCTAAGGCCATGCTTTTAGGTAAAAAGGATTTACCCTTTTACGACCTCTTTGCTCCGGTTTCAAAATCATTTCCGACATATACTTGGGAAGAAGCAAAGGCCTTGGTAATCGAAAACTTTTCTTCATTTTCAAAGAACATGGGAGACTTTGCAAAAAAGGCCTTTGCCTCCAACTGGATAGACGGCGAGGTACGCAACGGCAAGGTCGGTGGAGCCTATTGTACTCATTTTCCCGTAACAAAGGAACCCAGAGTTCTTTGCAACTTTGACGGCTCTTTTTCTTCTGTAAGTACCTTAGCACACGAGCTGGGACATGCCTTTCACTTTAATGTTGTAAAGGATATGCCCGTAATAAATCAAAGCTATCCTATGACCCTTGCCGAGACAGCTTCTATTTTTGCAGAAACCATTTTGTTTGAAAGCGAAATTAAAAAAATGAATGAAGAGCAAAAGACTGCTCTCTTGGAAATTCACCTTCAAGACGGTTGTCAGGTATTGATCGATATTCTTTCTCGTTTTTATTTTGAGCGCTCCTTTATGGAAGAAAGGGAAAAGCATGAACTCACTGCTGAAGACTGCTGCCGCCTGATGCTTGAAGCTCAAAAGAAAAGCTATGGAAACGGGCTTGATTCTAAATTGCTTCATCCATATATGTGGCTTGTTAAGGGACATTATTATTCTGCAGACTTGGGCTTTTATAACTTCCCCTATGCCTTCGGCCAGCTTTTTGCTCTCGGTCTTTATAACCGCTATAGAAAGGAAGGAGAAAAGTTTACTTCCGTTTACGAGGATATTTTAAGAAAGACCGGTATGATGGATGCCGTTAAGGTAACAAAGAGTGCAGGCTTTAATATCGAAACTCCGGACTTCTGGAAAGAAGGCATAAAGATTTTTACGGATCAGATAAGCGAATTTGAAAAGCTCGTAAAAAAAGCAAAGAAAAAATAA
- a CDS encoding leucine-rich repeat domain-containing protein, with product MKESKKLFITILLAAGLLTAVAATENAGRAVLGISPHEKEITVTAVTADGSPVQVEGCTVTEFPSGEETVLTVTGTKVVLKGVLIELVCYANKLTALDVRGLTALQELYCQDNMLTSLDVRELTGLHMLYCGNNRLTALDIRGLTALQKLSCYSNEIASLDVRGLTALQELVCYKNRLTSLDVRGLTALQELYCQNNMLTLLDVRELTGLHTLYCGKNRLTALDIRGLTALQKLYCNGNEIASLDVRSLTALQALHCDNNRLTSLDVQGLTALQELDCHFNKLTSLDVQGLPALQVLECSDNQLTSLDVHVLTALQKLYCQDNKITSLDVRELIGLRTLFCNDNRLTALNVRRLTALQELYCSSNAIASIDVRGLTGLHTLYCHDNWLTSLDVQGLTALQELTCSDNQLTALNVQGLPALQALGFQNNRLEEDAIIRILNSLPDRKTDEEGLAVLYSEGEKLPKERGSAVPASAEFRAAFKAAKQKNWKLYMQTEDGNGTEIRLQEE from the coding sequence ATGAAAGAATCGAAAAAACTGTTTATAACAATACTGCTTGCAGCGGGATTGTTGACCGCTGTCGCTGCGACGGAAAATGCAGGCAGGGCGGTACTCGGTATAAGCCCGCATGAAAAAGAGATAACCGTGACGGCGGTAACGGCAGACGGCTCGCCCGTACAGGTAGAAGGCTGCACGGTTACGGAATTCCCGAGCGGCGAAGAAACGGTACTTACGGTAACGGGAACAAAGGTTGTCCTTAAAGGTGTTCTTATCGAGCTGGTCTGTTACGCTAACAAACTTACCGCGCTTGATGTCCGCGGTTTAACGGCTTTGCAGGAGCTGTATTGCCAAGACAATATGCTTACTTCGCTTGATGTACGGGAATTAACCGGCTTACATATGCTGTATTGCGGCAATAATCGGCTTACCGCACTGGATATACGTGGGTTGACCGCTTTGCAGAAGCTGTCCTGCTATAGTAACGAAATCGCATCCCTCGATGTACGGGGGCTGACGGCTTTACAGGAGCTGGTCTGTTACAAAAACCGGCTGACTTCGCTTGATGTCCGCGGTTTAACTGCTTTGCAGGAGCTGTATTGCCAAAACAATATGCTTACTTTGCTTGATGTACGGGAATTAACCGGCTTACATACGCTGTATTGCGGCAAGAATCGGCTTACCGCACTGGATATACGTGGGTTGACCGCTTTGCAGAAGCTGTACTGCAATGGTAACGAAATCGCATCCCTCGATGTACGGAGTCTTACCGCGCTGCAGGCACTGCACTGTGACAATAACCGGCTAACCTCCCTCGATGTACAGGGGCTGACGGCTTTACAGGAGCTGGACTGCCACTTCAATAAACTGACATCACTCGACGTGCAGGGCTTACCTGCTTTACAGGTACTGGAGTGCTCGGATAATCAGCTTACCTCGCTTGATGTACACGTTTTAACGGCTTTGCAGAAGCTGTACTGCCAAGACAATAAGATTACTTCGCTTGACGTACGGGAATTAATCGGATTACGTACGCTGTTCTGCAACGATAATCGGCTTACCGCACTGAATGTACGCCGTTTGACTGCTTTACAGGAGCTGTATTGCAGTTCCAATGCAATCGCTTCCATCGATGTACGGGGACTTACCGGCTTACATACGCTGTACTGTCACGATAACTGGCTGACATCCCTCGATGTACAGGGGCTGACGGCTTTACAGGAGCTGACGTGCTCGGATAATCAGCTTACCGCACTCAATGTGCAGGGCTTACCCGCCTTACAGGCGCTGGGTTTTCAGAATAACCGCCTTGAAGAAGACGCCATTATACGGATACTCAACAGTTTGCCCGACCGCAAAACGGATGAAGAAGGCCTCGCCGTACTGTACAGCGAAGGGGAGAAGCTCCCTAAAGAAAGAGGATCGGCCGTTCCCGCCTCAGCCGAGTTTCGAGCGGCTTTCAAAGCTGCAAAACAAAAAAACTGGAAGCTGTACATGCAAACCGAAGATGGAAACGGTACGGAAATTCGGTTGCAGGAGGAATAA
- a CDS encoding carboxypeptidase-like regulatory domain-containing protein has translation MKEIYGTVYDKNNNPLEKALVALLNNKFEIEYSDETNNEGKFNLSAEPKYYPFFIAVKEYKENYLEYWSQNIDLDEDLEINPKIDVIEIYGLHCFQVKGAGNYLMVYFRPMSLSKFKANEKNIVPDIGKESLTVSVNGEFCEILTLSYVEEQFPDAQMTSFLIQISTDGVKFSGKNKLELSITDRNGDYGEASIFFKL, from the coding sequence ATGAAAGAAATATACGGAACGGTCTACGATAAGAATAACAATCCTCTTGAAAAAGCCCTCGTAGCCCTCCTTAACAATAAATTCGAAATTGAATATTCCGATGAAACAAATAATGAAGGAAAATTCAATTTATCTGCTGAGCCGAAGTATTATCCGTTTTTTATTGCTGTAAAAGAGTACAAAGAAAATTATCTTGAATACTGGAGTCAAAATATAGACCTTGATGAGGATTTGGAAATTAATCCTAAAATAGATGTGATTGAGATATACGGTTTACACTGTTTTCAAGTTAAGGGAGCAGGTAACTATTTAATGGTCTACTTTAGACCCATGAGCCTAAGTAAGTTTAAGGCAAACGAAAAAAATATCGTTCCCGATATAGGTAAAGAGTCTTTAACCGTATCTGTAAACGGTGAATTTTGCGAAATATTGACTCTTTCCTATGTTGAAGAACAATTTCCTGATGCCCAAATGACATCCTTTCTTATACAGATTTCAACGGATGGGGTAAAATTTTCCGGTAAGAATAAACTTGAACTTAGCATAACCGATAGGAACGGAGACTATGGAGAAGCTTCAATATTCTTTAAACTTTAA
- a CDS encoding TetR/AcrR family transcriptional regulator: MAESTKKKNDTYTEILKNAKAEFLQNGFEKASMRSIAAMTGITAGALYKHFPSKAAIFEALVQPLIGQTLSIGSDFSEIAIHLYETKDFLSTKEAIRISLQNLCTLVYSRFDDFRLLFNRAAGTKYENIRHEFVMADVSACKKFIDDLKKRGINVRPLNDDQLHLIYSTALTPLFEIITHEYSYKKALSFIDILTDVMYFCWNKIMQTETEINKEN; encoded by the coding sequence ATGGCAGAATCAACAAAAAAGAAAAACGATACCTATACGGAAATTCTCAAAAATGCAAAAGCTGAGTTTTTGCAAAACGGTTTTGAAAAAGCATCGATGCGTTCCATTGCCGCAATGACCGGCATAACGGCCGGAGCTTTGTACAAACACTTCCCGTCAAAGGCGGCAATATTTGAAGCTCTCGTACAGCCTCTCATCGGACAAACCCTAAGTATCGGTTCCGATTTTTCCGAAATCGCAATACATTTATATGAAACTAAAGACTTTTTATCAACAAAAGAAGCGATACGCATATCTTTACAGAATTTATGTACGCTGGTTTACAGCCGCTTCGATGATTTTAGGCTTTTATTTAACCGCGCGGCGGGAACAAAATACGAAAACATCCGTCACGAATTCGTAATGGCAGATGTTTCAGCGTGCAAAAAATTCATTGACGACTTAAAAAAACGAGGTATAAATGTCCGGCCCTTAAACGACGACCAGCTTCACTTAATTTACAGCACCGCCTTAACACCTCTTTTTGAAATCATCACACATGAATATTCTTATAAAAAAGCCCTATCCTTTATAGATATCTTAACCGATGTAATGTATTTTTGCTGGAATAAAATTATGCAGACGGAAACGGAAATAAACAAAGAAAATTGA
- a CDS encoding fibronectin type III domain-containing protein, protein MKQRHILVFGMLMTVLSAAFFFGCKQTVDQVQTQNKDVPPKDVMPPAPVTNLTASYSSDNQTITVIWQNPTDEDFKELQLICKKDNTVVKQETLEKDKTAFTVTGIPEDGSMYTITVKAKDNAGNESSQAEVTLQAIVFAKITEVTLDRYRIDTAVADRNITVTIKGQHFRKLTKLVVRVTEGSQTQQEKEAAIDVTNNTATAKLQAPIPPTPPLTKHGIYYKVNIFIDGTTLAGKWTSFTVTPPAKVDSIDVYPRSIPFNFTEPVTVTVKGSNLDLRGETKIKVFDLHENEVPSSTVTVEANVGKHIEKFEKKITPPAASGSYTIKVFFKGIAQTKTAKLERYEAPEITSVTIPKAGTSYAGKMLPVTVRGENFSGLNTAFSVSGARFTKFKVWSNTEATTEIECPSIAGDTVLTVHCGTASKTGTLSVIDSNTYTAGMIVLADKTRIAKENYTAINPSNPPVGIVFDIYGVPKILALRVSGQKLTWAKNFTSGYATLFEKIICTPHKTGDRVAGTATFRGDTDGSDNWNYVKSIDPAGTAVAANYPAFNWVNTYNTTYAAQLGSSNLMWYMPSIAELCEIYRNKEKIDASLKAIHDLPDGGTYADAFFKSESYWSSSQVQNYNSGKEVWCVFFQTGSVSKTAKFIDLLTCAIADF, encoded by the coding sequence GTGAAACAAAGACATATTTTAGTATTTGGTATGCTCATGACGGTATTGAGCGCAGCATTTTTTTTCGGCTGTAAACAGACAGTTGATCAAGTTCAAACGCAAAACAAGGATGTACCGCCTAAGGATGTAATGCCGCCTGCACCGGTAACAAATTTAACGGCAAGCTATTCTTCCGACAACCAAACAATCACTGTAATATGGCAAAATCCTACCGATGAGGACTTTAAGGAACTGCAGCTTATCTGTAAAAAAGATAACACCGTAGTAAAGCAGGAAACACTGGAAAAAGATAAAACTGCCTTTACGGTTACAGGTATTCCCGAGGACGGAAGCATGTACACAATTACCGTAAAAGCAAAAGACAATGCCGGAAATGAAAGCAGCCAGGCAGAAGTAACTCTACAGGCAATAGTTTTTGCTAAAATAACGGAAGTTACGCTTGACCGGTACCGCATTGATACGGCAGTAGCCGACAGAAATATTACGGTAACGATAAAAGGGCAACATTTCCGCAAGCTGACAAAGCTTGTAGTACGGGTTACGGAGGGCAGTCAAACGCAGCAAGAGAAAGAGGCTGCCATCGATGTAACGAATAATACGGCAACAGCAAAGCTGCAAGCGCCGATACCTCCCACCCCGCCCCTTACAAAGCACGGAATATACTATAAAGTCAATATTTTTATCGATGGAACTACGCTTGCCGGTAAATGGACATCGTTTACCGTTACCCCTCCTGCAAAGGTCGACTCTATAGACGTTTATCCAAGAAGCATTCCATTCAACTTTACAGAACCGGTAACCGTAACGGTTAAAGGAAGCAACCTTGACCTTCGCGGCGAAACAAAGATTAAAGTATTTGATTTACACGAGAATGAGGTACCCTCGAGTACGGTAACGGTTGAAGCAAATGTAGGAAAACATATAGAAAAATTTGAAAAAAAAATTACGCCGCCTGCTGCAAGCGGTTCATACACGATAAAAGTATTCTTTAAAGGAATAGCGCAAACCAAAACTGCGAAACTGGAGCGGTATGAAGCGCCTGAAATTACGAGTGTAACAATACCTAAAGCGGGAACAAGCTACGCCGGAAAAATGCTGCCGGTAACGGTTAGGGGTGAAAACTTTAGCGGACTCAATACGGCTTTTAGCGTAAGCGGCGCCCGTTTTACGAAATTTAAGGTTTGGAGCAATACGGAAGCAACGACGGAAATAGAGTGCCCGTCTATCGCAGGAGATACTGTACTTACGGTACACTGCGGTACTGCAAGCAAAACGGGAACGTTAAGCGTTATAGACTCGAACACATACACGGCGGGAATGATTGTGCTTGCGGATAAAACCCGTATAGCTAAAGAGAATTACACCGCAATAAATCCGAGCAATCCGCCGGTCGGCATTGTGTTCGATATTTACGGAGTGCCGAAAATACTCGCCCTGCGTGTAAGCGGGCAAAAGCTCACTTGGGCAAAGAATTTTACCAGCGGCTACGCTACATTATTTGAGAAAATTATTTGTACACCCCATAAAACCGGAGATAGAGTTGCTGGAACGGCAACATTTAGAGGAGACACGGACGGCAGCGATAACTGGAACTACGTCAAGTCGATAGATCCTGCCGGAACAGCCGTTGCAGCAAACTATCCTGCGTTTAACTGGGTAAATACATATAACACAACATATGCTGCTCAGCTTGGCAGTTCAAATCTTATGTGGTATATGCCTAGCATTGCGGAGCTGTGCGAAATATACAGGAACAAAGAAAAAATCGATGCAAGCCTTAAAGCAATACACGATTTGCCGGACGGCGGCACCTATGCGGACGCATTCTTTAAATCGGAATCGTATTGGTCATCATCACAAGTGCAAAATTACAACAGCGGTAAGGAAGTGTGGTGTGTTTTTTTCCAGACAGGCAGCGTGTCTAAGACTGCAAAGTTCATCGATCTTCTAACATGTGCTATTGCAGACTTTTAA
- a CDS encoding efflux RND transporter permease subunit: MKLESLHIFFKKIGEFQLKYRWLLVILLAALTVFAAMGLKKFRATSMTEEVFVKLTAQMKEHEDRFKELFGSNDTIVLLIESDDVFKPEVLKMIKEIGSELLEKVPYADSVTSITDIDISVGTEEGIEIKNPFIDGIPEDPAELKKAKDFILSRKSIVNKLVSSDAKETWLVLSLKATPSKEEWMKTSDKELMYIMGETAIDIVTNPKYKSSAYTIKPAGLPYTETEEKIVMNADIKKCVSLSFLCMIILLVIFARSLRGTIVPIIATTGAIVSVLGFMGHLNIEGSSEMLSVPIILAMALSVGYSIHLVNSFRNSFYAIGKRKEAVIDSIENTGWPLFFTVVTTVASVLSFLTVDLDAMHWMGLASAAMVFAVYVYVSILIPILMSFGKDCPPEQNKSAIRYKKLDSFFEKFGRSVLKKRKPILIVFALATALCLPAIFMITVNMDSFNFMGTRIPYVKRIYEITHSQLGAYFNYNVMLTFKEEDAVKKPENLKKLEELSRLISGFKLTKLNNGVPKIFSILDVVKDMNQTMHADDPAFYTIPEDEDLLTQLLFLYEISGGETSRWVDDEFRTLRMTVDVAAFDGNELAANLESVYKKCAELFPDAEAFLTGAAAHAAEMNNKIVYGEINSFFTSLAAIGVLMMIVFGSIKMGLIGLIPNIMPIITTGAIMGYFHVPLDMVTMALMPMVLGIAVDDTIHFTNHTKYLFEKEGSYDKAIVGSFYSIGKTLAMTTIILSVTFLMYMASKIDAFLRLGILAAVGLFSALIADYLMTPVLIYITKPFGKEKK; the protein is encoded by the coding sequence ATGAAACTTGAAAGTTTGCATATATTTTTTAAAAAGATCGGCGAGTTTCAATTAAAATACCGCTGGTTGTTAGTTATCTTATTAGCAGCTCTAACCGTATTTGCCGCAATGGGCTTAAAAAAGTTTAGAGCCACGTCAATGACCGAAGAAGTCTTCGTAAAACTAACCGCTCAGATGAAAGAACATGAAGACAGGTTTAAGGAGCTTTTCGGAAGCAATGACACCATAGTTTTGCTTATAGAATCCGATGATGTTTTTAAGCCTGAGGTTTTAAAAATGATTAAGGAAATCGGAAGCGAACTTTTGGAAAAGGTTCCGTACGCCGATTCGGTTACTTCTATCACCGATATCGATATAAGCGTCGGAACGGAAGAAGGAATCGAAATAAAAAATCCCTTTATAGACGGCATTCCTGAAGATCCTGCCGAACTTAAAAAAGCAAAGGATTTTATTTTATCCCGAAAATCCATTGTAAATAAACTGGTTTCAAGCGATGCAAAAGAAACCTGGCTTGTTCTTTCACTTAAAGCAACCCCCAGCAAAGAAGAATGGATGAAAACTTCGGATAAGGAGCTTATGTATATCATGGGAGAAACCGCTATCGATATCGTAACAAATCCCAAATACAAAAGCTCTGCCTACACAATAAAACCTGCAGGTCTCCCCTACACTGAAACGGAAGAAAAGATTGTTATGAACGCAGACATAAAAAAATGCGTAAGCCTTAGTTTTCTGTGTATGATAATTCTCCTCGTTATTTTCGCACGTTCGCTAAGAGGTACGATAGTGCCTATCATAGCCACCACAGGCGCAATAGTTTCAGTTTTAGGTTTTATGGGACATTTAAATATTGAAGGAAGTTCCGAAATGCTTTCCGTTCCCATCATTCTTGCAATGGCTCTTTCGGTAGGCTACTCAATTCACCTTGTAAATTCTTTTAGAAACAGCTTTTACGCAATAGGAAAGCGTAAAGAAGCCGTTATCGATTCAATAGAAAATACGGGCTGGCCTCTCTTTTTTACGGTAGTTACAACAGTTGCTTCCGTTTTATCGTTTTTAACGGTTGACCTTGATGCGATGCATTGGATGGGGCTTGCAAGCGCCGCTATGGTTTTTGCGGTTTATGTCTATGTCAGCATCTTAATTCCTATTTTGATGAGTTTCGGAAAGGACTGTCCTCCTGAACAAAATAAGAGTGCAATAAGATATAAAAAGCTGGATTCTTTTTTTGAAAAGTTCGGAAGGTCCGTATTAAAAAAACGAAAACCGATTTTAATTGTTTTTGCACTTGCAACGGCCCTTTGTCTTCCCGCTATTTTTATGATAACCGTAAACATGGACAGCTTTAACTTTATGGGAACAAGAATTCCTTATGTAAAACGCATTTATGAAATTACACATTCTCAATTGGGTGCCTATTTTAACTATAATGTAATGCTGACATTTAAAGAAGAAGATGCAGTAAAAAAACCGGAAAACTTAAAAAAGCTGGAAGAGTTAAGCCGCCTCATATCGGGCTTTAAATTGACAAAGCTGAATAACGGAGTACCGAAAATATTTTCGATTTTGGATGTTGTAAAAGACATGAATCAGACCATGCATGCCGACGATCCGGCCTTCTATACCATACCTGAAGATGAAGACCTCTTAACTCAACTTTTATTTTTATACGAAATATCGGGTGGAGAAACTTCCCGCTGGGTTGATGATGAATTTCGAACTCTCCGTATGACCGTCGATGTTGCCGCCTTTGACGGAAATGAACTTGCCGCCAATTTGGAAAGCGTGTATAAAAAATGTGCGGAACTTTTCCCCGATGCCGAAGCCTTTTTAACCGGAGCTGCAGCCCATGCCGCAGAAATGAATAACAAAATAGTATATGGGGAAATAAATTCTTTTTTTACATCTCTTGCAGCAATCGGTGTTTTAATGATGATTGTATTCGGAAGTATTAAAATGGGACTCATAGGTCTTATACCTAACATTATGCCGATTATTACAACAGGAGCTATTATGGGCTACTTCCATGTTCCTCTTGACATGGTAACAATGGCACTTATGCCCATGGTTCTCGGTATAGCGGTAGATGACACAATCCATTTTACCAACCATACAAAGTACCTATTTGAAAAGGAAGGCTCTTATGATAAAGCGATTGTCGGTTCTTTTTATTCTATCGGAAAAACCTTGGCAATGACTACGATAATTTTGTCGGTTACTTTTTTAATGTACATGGCGAGCAAAATAGATGCATTCCTGCGTTTGGGAATCTTGGCGGCAGTCGGTCTTTTTTCCGCCCTTATTGCCGACTATCTAATGACACCGGTATTGATTTATATAACCAAACCTTTCGGAAAAGAGAAAAAATAA
- a CDS encoding ABC transporter ATP-binding protein, translating into MVCVFMIKNFFRLYFKSLSVVFKADKFHSVLLLLVIPLQALMPSLLIYSANKIINAATEKNINGVIFILIVWAAAFLLSNILQPVYTTIQGFLTDKLTLYLNTSLMNKSRAISELTVFEDSSFYDDIDILCQEANWRPVNLLVFGASIISCIITAVSMLVLLADFSPFISLLMFIAIIPQSIVFYKIQKEAFEVLVSNTPDSRKLSYYLSSLLSKENIKDVQLYGLYDFFINKYKDTFKRINKGIKLNRVKKLIASVSFLIVSTAISVFVFNTIIKGTFSGTFLVGSILIFSSSILYTTQSISRLVEDSSLLYDTLLYMQKYFDFINLPPSSKGQNKIINSNFNKIIFDDVSFKYQSNENFALQNISFSITNGEKIAIVGENGSGKTTMMKLLCKFYKPSSGAIKFDETSIEDYDVIEYRKIIGAVFQDYAKFDLTVRENTALSDLRKITDDDEILLALKKSGFDETENLEQLLGTQFEDGRDLSGGQWQKLAIARAFFGNFEILILDEPTASLDPRSEFIIYEKFLELTKGKTVFFVTHRLSTVKKANKVLVLQNGKIVGFDGHENLMQTNKYYAELYTMQASAF; encoded by the coding sequence ATGGTATGTGTATTTATGATTAAAAACTTTTTTCGTCTTTACTTTAAGAGTTTGTCGGTTGTGTTTAAAGCCGATAAGTTTCATTCCGTTTTGCTTTTGTTAGTAATTCCGCTTCAAGCACTTATGCCCTCACTTCTTATTTATTCGGCAAACAAAATCATAAATGCTGCAACGGAAAAAAACATAAACGGAGTTATCTTCATTTTAATTGTGTGGGCTGCCGCTTTTTTGTTATCAAACATTTTACAGCCTGTATATACCACCATACAAGGCTTTTTAACCGACAAACTTACACTGTATTTAAATACTTCGCTTATGAATAAATCGAGAGCAATATCAGAACTTACGGTTTTTGAAGACAGCTCGTTTTACGATGACATTGATATTTTATGCCAAGAGGCAAATTGGCGCCCCGTAAACTTACTCGTTTTCGGTGCAAGCATAATAAGCTGTATAATCACGGCAGTTTCTATGCTTGTTTTACTTGCCGATTTCAGTCCATTTATTTCACTTTTAATGTTTATCGCAATTATTCCTCAAAGCATTGTTTTTTATAAAATACAAAAAGAAGCCTTTGAAGTTTTAGTATCAAATACACCGGATTCAAGAAAGCTAAGTTATTACTTAAGTTCATTACTTTCAAAAGAGAATATAAAAGACGTACAGTTATACGGTCTCTATGATTTTTTCATCAATAAATACAAAGACACATTTAAAAGAATAAATAAGGGAATAAAGTTAAACCGTGTTAAAAAACTCATAGCTTCCGTTTCATTTTTAATTGTGAGTACGGCAATCAGTGTATTCGTCTTTAATACGATTATAAAAGGCACATTTTCCGGAACCTTTTTGGTCGGAAGTATTTTAATTTTTTCGTCAAGTATCTTATATACAACGCAAAGCATTTCTCGTTTGGTAGAAGATTCAAGTTTATTGTATGACACGCTTTTATATATGCAAAAGTATTTTGATTTCATCAATTTACCGCCGAGTAGTAAAGGGCAAAATAAAATAATTAATTCAAACTTTAATAAAATTATTTTTGATGATGTTTCATTTAAGTATCAATCGAATGAAAATTTTGCTTTACAAAATATTTCTTTTTCAATTACTAATGGCGAAAAAATTGCAATCGTAGGTGAAAACGGAAGCGGTAAAACCACGATGATGAAATTGCTTTGTAAATTCTATAAACCTTCTTCAGGTGCAATAAAATTTGATGAAACTTCAATTGAAGACTATGATGTTATTGAGTATAGAAAAATTATCGGTGCTGTTTTTCAAGACTATGCAAAGTTTGATTTAACGGTTCGTGAAAATACGGCTCTTTCCGATTTAAGAAAAATTACAGATGATGACGAAATTTTGCTTGCTTTAAAAAAATCAGGTTTTGATGAAACTGAAAATTTAGAACAGCTGTTAGGAACTCAATTTGAAGACGGGCGGGATTTATCGGGCGGTCAATGGCAAAAGCTTGCGATAGCCCGTGCGTTTTTCGGCAATTTTGAAATTCTTATTTTGGATGAACCGACGGCTTCTCTTGACCCTCGCTCCGAATTTATCATTTATGAAAAATTCTTGGAGCTGACAAAGGGTAAAACCGTTTTCTTTGTTACGCACCGTTTATCGACTGTAAAAAAAGCTAATAAAGTTTTAGTTTTGCAAAACGGTAAAATTGTAGGCTTTGACGGCCACGAAAATTTAATGCAAACCAACAAGTATTATGCCGAACTTTATACTATGCAGGCAAGTGCATTTTGA